A DNA window from Loxodonta africana isolate mLoxAfr1 chromosome 7, mLoxAfr1.hap2, whole genome shotgun sequence contains the following coding sequences:
- the LOC100656504 gene encoding olfactory receptor 2D2 — MGQTNQTQVTEFFLLGLSDDPYTQKLLFILFLVVYLVTVLGNLLLMSLVWVDSRLHTPMYFFLCNLSLADLCFSTNIVPQALGHLLSRKKAISFIHCAAQLLLFLILGGTQCALLSVMSYDRYVAICNPLHYTNIMTWKVCVQLATGSWASGVLGSVVETTFTLMLPYQGCKSIAHFFCEAPALLVLASTDTHTSEMVIFLVGVVFLLIPVSLILVSYGRIIVTVVRMKSAAGRLKAFSTCGSHLIVVILFFGSAIMTYMTPKSSKKQEKVMSVFYAAVTPMLNPLIYSLRNKDVKGALRKVTTRNFPCSLGIYH, encoded by the coding sequence ATGGGACAGACAAACCAGACACAGGTGACTGAATTCTTCCTTCTGGGACTCTCTGATGACCCATACACCCAGAAACTGCTTTTCATCTTATTCCTGGTTGTCTACCTGGTCACTGTGCTTGGAAATCTGCTTCTTATGTCCCTTGTTTGGGTTGACTCCCGACTTCACAcgcccatgtatttttttctctgcaACTTGTCTCTGGCTGATCTCTGTTTCTCTACCAACATCGTCCCTCAGGCCCTTGGTCACCTGCTATCCAGGAAGAAGGCCATTTCATTCATACATTGTGCAGCTCAGCTTCTACTCTTCCTCATTTTGGGGGGTACTCAGTGTGCCCTTCTGTCAGTGATGTCCTATGATCgatatgtggccatctgcaatcCTTTGCATTACACTAACATAATGACCTGGAAGGTGTGTGTCCAGCTGGCCACAGGGTCATGGGCCAGTGGCGTTCTGGGATCTGTTGTAGAAACCACCTTCACACTAATGTTACCCTACCAAGGCTGCAAGAGCATTGCTCATTTCTTTTGTGAGGCCCCTGCACTGTTGGTCCTGGCATCCACTGACACCCACACTTCAGAAATGGTCATTTTTCTTGTGGGCGTCGTGTTCCTCCTCATACCTGTTTCCCTAATTTTGGTATCCTATGGCCGCATTATAGTGACTGTGGTCAGGATGAAGTCAGCTGCTGGGAGGCTCAAGGCATTCTCTACCTGTGGCTCCCACCTCATTGTGGTCATCCTTTTTTTTGGGTCAGCAATTATGACCTACATGACCCCAAAGTCTTCTAAAAAGCAGGAAAAGGTAATGTCTGTGTTCTATGCAGCGGTGACCCCCATGCTCAATCCcctcatctacagcctgaggaacaaggaTGTGAAAGGAGCTCTGAGAAAAGTAACCACAAGGAATTTCCCATGCAGCCTTGGGATCTATCACTGA